The Arachis hypogaea cultivar Tifrunner chromosome 14, arahy.Tifrunner.gnm2.J5K5, whole genome shotgun sequence genome has a segment encoding these proteins:
- the LOC112798290 gene encoding uncharacterized protein gives MKASTSGWCLGPTTASHPGFSRNGCSFLGASSYAASVLVHRNRGISCSFQKDSSVKVLRRILESPGVHQGPACFDALSAKLVQDAGFSFCFTSGFSISAARLGLPDTGLISYGEMVDQGRLISQAVSIPVIGDADNGYGNPMNVKRTLKGYISAGLAGIILEDQVSPKACGHTRGRKVVSREEAVMRIKAAVDARRESGSDIVIVARTDSRQALSMDEALTRARAFGDAGADVLFIDALTSKEEMMAFCQVSPLIPKMSNMLEGGGKTPILTPLELEEIGFKLVAYPLSLIGVSIRAMQDSLAAIRGGRIPPPGSMPSFEEIQDILGFNTYYEEEKRYATSTFSKRDSGSLYSIQRRDQYDTEQTSQSPKDPIVEVITPEVYNKYGGDGSRDPFSGIWSRTLRVKITGRDGFEKLDLRIPAGFLDGLTNIVPALGGVNIKELLDDAAEEIGGKKLLDFNDRMGDRIQVFLE, from the exons ATGAAGGCTTCAACTTCAGGTTGGTGCCTTGGCCCTACAACTGCATCGCATCCTGGCTTCTCACGAAATGGATGCTCCTTCCTTGGCGCTTCTTCTTATGCTGCTTCGGTCTTGGTGCACCGCAACAGAGGCATAAGTTGCTCTTTCCAGAAGGACAGCTCCGTCAAAGTGCTCCGGCGAATCCTGGAGAGCCCTGGGGTCCACCAGGGCCCCGCTTGTTTTGATGCTCTGAGTGCCAAGCTCGTTCAAGACGCCGGCTTCTCCTTTTGCTTCACCAGCG GTTTCTCAATATCAGCTGCTAGGTTGGGGTTGCCGGACACTGGCCTCATCTCTTATGGAGAAATGGTGGATCAGGGCCGGCTAATTAGCCAAGCTGTCTCCATTCCTGTGATCGGGGATGCCGATAATGGCTATGGCAATCCCATGAATGTCAAGAGGACTCTCAAGGGATACATTTCAGCTGGTTTAGCAGGAATCATTCTTGAAGATCAG GTATCTCCAAAAGCATGTGGCCACACAAGAGGAAGGAAAGTGGTCTCCAGAGAAGAGGCGGTCATGCGAATTAAAGCAGCCGTCGATGCCAGAAGAGAGAGTGGCTCTGATATTGTCATTGTGGCGCGCACAGACTCTCGCCAAGCACTCTCCATGGATGAAGCACTCACCAGGGCTAGGGCTTTTGGAGATGCTGGCGCCgatgttctttttattgatgCACTCACTTCAAAAGAAGAGATGATGGCTTTTTGTCAAGTTTCTCCCCTCATTCCGAAAATG AGCAATATGCTTGAAGGAGGAGGCAAAACACCAATACTCACTCCTCTGGAACTAGAAGAAATCGGTTTCAAACTTGTTGCTTATCCCCTTTCCTTGATTGGGGTTTCTATACGAGCAATGCAG GATTCACTTGCTGCAATTAGAGGAGGCCGTATTCCTCCTCCTGGAAGCATGCCATCTTTTGAAGAAATTCAGGATATCTTAGGTTTCAACACTTATTATGAAGAAGAGAAGCGTTATGCTACAAGCACATTTTCAAAGAGAG ATAGCGGTAGCCTATACAGTATACAACGGAGAGATCAATATGATACAGAGCAAACAAGTCAGAGTCCCAAAGATCCCATTGTAGAAGTTATAACTCCTGAAGTGTACAATAAATATGGCGGAGATGGTTCAAGGGACCCTTTTTCTGGGATCTGGTCTCGAACTCTAAGAGTCAAAATAACTGGCAGGGATGGATTTGAAAAACTTGATCTCAGGATACCT GCTGGATTTCTGGACGGACTCACAAACATAGTTCCTg CTTTGGGTGGTGTAAACATTAAAGAATTGTTGGACGATGCTGCAGAGGAAATCGGGGGGAAAAAGCTGTTAGATTTTAATGACAGGATGGGTGACAGGATTCAAGTATTTCTGGAGTGA
- the LOC112798291 gene encoding uncharacterized protein, whose product MTLMNLENIWTRKTLIGLALGQFLSLLITSTGFTSSELAKKGINAPTSQSFLNYVLLAIVYGAVLIHRRKAFKAKWYYYIVLGLVDVEANFLVVKAYQYTSLTSVMLLDCWSIPSVMLLTWLFLKTKYRFKKITGVIVCVAGLVLVVFSDVHSGDRSGGSNPRKGDLLVIAGATLYAISNVSEEFLVKNADRVELMAMLGIFGGIISAIQICILERNELRSIHWSAGAALPFIGFAVAMFMFYSLVPVLLKRNGSTMLNLSLLTSDMWSVVIRIFAYHEKVDWMYFVAFGAVVVGLIIYSGGEKDEDEQPANVGEEDKQDEEANPEGGSHSKANVAGTSKTWVS is encoded by the exons ATCACTTCCACCGGCTTCACCTCTTCCGAGCTCGCTAAAAAAG GAATCAATGCGCCAACTTCGCAGTCTTTTCTAAACTATGTGCTCTTGGCCATTGTGTACGGAGCTGTTCTGATACACCGAAGAAAAGCATTCAAGGCTAAATGGTATTATTATATTGTTCTTGGATTGGTTGATGTTGAGGCAAATTTTCTTG TTGTGAAGGCATACCAATACACATCACTTACTAGTGTCATGCTGCTTGACTGCTGGTCCATCCCCTCTGTCATGCTTCTCACATGGCTTTTCTTGAAAACTAAATATAGATTCAAAAAGATTACCGGTGTTATAGTTTGCGTCGCTGGCCTTGTCCTCGTCGTCTTTTCCGATGTTCATTCCGGTGACCGTTCAG GTGGGAGCAATCCTCGCAAAGGAGACCTTCTTGTTATTGCTGGTGCTACCTTGTATGCAATCAGTAATGTCAGTGAG gaatttctGGTGAAAAATGCCGATAGAGTTGAGCTCATGGCAATGTTAGGTATCTTTGGTGGCATTATCAGTGCCATTCAAAT ATGTATACTTGAGCGCAATGAACTCAGATCAATTCATTGGTCAGCTGGGGCA GCACTCCCATTTATTGGATTTGCAGTGGCTATGTTTATGTTTTACTCTTTAGTCCCTGTTCTGCTTAAG CGTAATGGTTCTACAATGCTGAATCTGTCTCTGTTGACATCAGACATGTGGTCAGTGGTAATTCGCATATTTGCATACCATGAAAAG GTTGATTGGATGTACTTTGTAGCCTTTGGTGCGGTTGTTGTTGGGCTTATTATATACTCTGG GGGTGAGAAGGACGAGGATGAACAGCCTGCCAATGTTGGTGAAGAAGATAAACAAGACGAGGAAGCCAATCCAGAAGGAGGAAGTCATAGCAAAGCAAATGTGGCTGGAACCTCCAAAACCTGGGTATCTTAA